Proteins encoded together in one Dasypus novemcinctus isolate mDasNov1 chromosome 9, mDasNov1.1.hap2, whole genome shotgun sequence window:
- the VWA1 gene encoding von Willebrand factor A domain-containing protein 1, with amino-acid sequence MLPWAALGLALGLRLALARSGLERGPPASAPQGDLLFLVDSSASVSHYEFSRVREFLGQLAAPLPLGPGALQTSLVHVGSRPHAEFPFAQHRSGAAVQDAIRAATQRMGDTNTGLALAFAKQQLFAEAAGARPGVPKVLVWVTDGGSSDPVGPPMQALKDLGVVVFIVSTGRGNLLALSEAASPPPEAHLHFVDVDDLHIIARELRASILDAMLPQQLRAPEVTSSGFRLAWPPLLTDHSGYYVLELAPSAEPGAARRRQLPGNATGWVWTGLEPDTDYDVALRPESNERLVRSQHLRVRTLPEEAGPDRIVISHARPRSFRVSWAPAPGPAAALGFRVLCGALRGGAAQRVDVPAGRNSTTLQGLAPGTAYLVTVTAAFRSGRERTLSAKACTPEGERRAP; translated from the exons ATGCTGCCCTGGGCCGCGCTCGGCCTGGCCCTGGGCCTGCGGCTGGCGCTGGCGCGGAGCGGCCTGGAGCGCG gccccccagcGTCAGCCCCCCAGGGGGATCTGCTCTTCCTGGTGGACAGCTCGGCCAGCGTTTCGCACTACGAGTTCTCCCGGGTTCGGGAGTTTTTGGGGCAGCTGGCGGCCCCGCTGCCCCTGGGCCCCGGCGCGCTGCAGACCAGCCTGGTGCACGTGGGCAGCCGGCCGCACGCCGAGTTCCCCTTCGCGCAGCACCGCTCGGGCGCGGCCGTCCAGGACGCCATCCGCGCCGCCACGCAGCGCATGGGCGACACCAACACCGGCCTGGCGCTGGCGTTCGCCAAGCAACAGCTGTTTGCCGAGGCGGCGGGTGCCCGGCCGGGCGTGCCCAAGGTGCTGGTGTGGGTGACCGACGGGGGCTCCAGCGACCCCGTGGGGCCCCCCATGCAGGCGCTCAAGGACCTGGGGGTGGTGGTCTTCATCGTCAGCACGGGCCGCGGGAACCTCCTGGCGCTCTCCGAGGCCGCCTCGCCTCCGCCCGAGGCGCACCTGCACTTCGTGGACGTGGACGACTTGCACATCATCGCCCGGGAGCTGCGTGCCTCCATCCTCG ATGCGATGCTGCCGCAGCAGCTGCGCGCCCCCGAGGTCACGTCCAGCGGCTTCCGCCTGGCCTGGCCGCCCCTGCTGACCGACCACTCGGGCTACTATGTGCTGGAGCTGGCGCCCAGCGCCGAGCCGGGAGCCGCGCGGCGCCGGCAGCTGCCGGGGAACGCCACGGGCTGGGTCTGGACCGGCCTGGAGCCCGACACGGACTACGACGTGGCCCTGCGGCCCGAGTCCAACGAGCGCCTCGTGAGGTCGCAGCACCTGCGGGTGCGCACGCTGCCCG AGGAGGCGGGGCCGGACCGGATCGTCATCTCCCACGCCCGGCCGCGCAGCTTCCGCGTGAGCTGGGCCCCGGCGCCCGGCCCGGCCGCCGCGCTCGGCTTCCGCGTGCTGTGCGGGGCGCTCCGGggcggcgcggcgcagcgcgtgGACGTGCCCGCGGGCCGCAACAGCACCACGCTGCAGGGGCTGGCGCCGGGCACGGCCTACCTGGTGACGGTGACCGCGGCCTTCCGCTCGGGCCGGGAGAGGACGCTGTCTGCCAAGGCCTGCACGCCCGAAGGGGAGCGCCGCGCGCCGTGA